The genome window tcaagaTGGAACATTTCGTACGAGAAGAGAGGAAAAGTAATAATGATTAAACAAAATAGAACAACAGAGGACTCGAACTCATGACCTATTGTTTACAAGTCAAattctctaccgctgcaacacgagaactatgttatgaaaataaactttgaatTTGGATTCATGCAATCCCACCACGGTCGACTcagttaaaataaaacaaattatatcaatttcttttaatattatttgtgTCGATCGTTAGGTCATCAACCTCGACTCCTTCTGTGCAATGGGTCActgattttaaatgcatttgtttgacatgtttattctactatgaggttaggaCATATGTCAGTACACTATTATTTCCACTAtagagccctgcatgcttttattgattgtctccaaacaaaggatttgaaccggtgaaggacaagcgcagtgcagtccattcaatcaaatgttgtcatcaacctatttgatcgtagaaCATTTGCTATGTGTGTGAGGCTAACtttcgcggtagattgcaatcatgcttttgttgaatgcattataATAGCCCGCCATATTTaagggatgatacgtcatatgcacaacctctattatagACCCTATCAAATACATCAACCAGAACGGTGTAATTATTGAAATGGCACACGTGTAGATATATTCCAGTATTTCTGACTGACAAGTAAATCAACTGTTTTAGTGCACAAATCTTTGGGGGaatattttaggaaaataatgaccagtacacccccacacacacacacccccacaccacgTCACGGGACACATGcatttaacaattttaaattaacattaatacattagaaatggaTACGTAATCATCAATTCTTCGTGGCTCAGTGGTTAAGTCGCCGACTTGTAATCTATAGCTTAGTGGAATCACGGAGTTCGAATCCGTCTGAtgaattttgttatgattatatTTTTTATCTCTTCTGATCCTACCTATTATTTTAgtgctaatacttaaacttcatgTTTTTTCGTCatctttaaaatatattttactttATTCGTGTACTATCTTCCAAAGCATTAATTGGCAAACATCCTTCCcgccccctattgcaatgttgatttggacaaaatcgtcatcatttctacatttcagtctcccaacattgagagatgggggggtggggaaggggagagtctaaattgaatgtgcatgcatttgtctacataaggtctgcatttttacatttcagtctcccaacattgaaagatggggggtgggaaggggagagtctaaattgaatgtgcatgcatttttctacataaggTCTGCACTTTGGCTTCATATTTGAAGGGGTGTGAACTTTTTTTTGGACacgcctctattataatgatacccacacagttatctgtctgtacacagattatattttgattgcagtgactgtttcctttgttagcacatgtcagtcatctatggttactggaccatgtaaacctgccaaaAACGAGCCAAACTGCTGGCCCTATGGTACATAGAGAAATATCATGGGAACCACCAAACATAGTACACATATAGCGGCCATGATGTAGGCTATTATCAGGAGGACTTGGTTGTCAGGTGACATCACGTTGTAGGCACACCCTGTACTATCTGGAAAGATATAATGTTGGCATGTGGTATTAGAACTAAAGCTCTCATTGAAGATCTTGtagacttagggattcaatcatgtttcacagtGTGTCTGTGTCGTAAACAGTGAAGAACAACGGTGaagcatgattgaatcccttcaATAACACAAACAAACTAAAGATCATCtgccgtatttcgtcaaatagtcgcccctcctcaaataaacgcccccctactttttcaaccaagatgtttcaaaaatgccgatatttccatgctatcttgtgtagtaagcttaccaagttgcacacatggtcgataataagcGTCATTTTTGGCTAAAATCTGGATTGAAAcccgaagtgaaccagaagtcagtgtttctagttcatagttcgtcattttagcgtgagttttaagtttacctaatgattttaacgggaattatcgttctaaaattgaccttgaataaacgccccctcattgggaaaatgtaacgcccccgggggcgtttatttgacgaaatacggtattttgCATGATTAATTCATGAGGAATGATAGTCATTACCACTCAATTCATTTTATCCTTAGATTTTTATTTTATCCTTAGATTAGCCGCTACCCCCAAATTACTGAAATCAACATATGGCCATTTCTCACGAAAAGGGCGCCAATAGCGTTTTTAGCTGTCTTTTGCTAGTTTCTTCTTTCGAAGATAAAAAATGTTAAAGTGACGTTTATATTCGGATAGAACGCATCAAACCCAACTCGGATATGTATACTTTTCTATACTTTACATGatgttttctctttcattttcccCATGATATGcctaaaaattgtgaaaaaacgaTGTCCAATTCACTAGATGCAGAATTATTATAAAGAAATTTAATTAAAAACAGCATTCATTTATTTTAAATGAGTTGTTTTTTGATAGACATCACATAGTAatattttataaaaagaaatataatttcATTGGCTAAACAggaaaaagtgtttttttgtCAAATAATGTGTCCAACGAAATACGTTTTATTACGTTATCTGCATTACACATTGCTAAAAAGTAACGAAAAATAACATAATTCAGTATTAAATTCCATATGTTGGAAGGTACATTATctgttcaaaaaatgaaaaaaagataaACATGCATATAACATCAGATTTTTTTAATCGAGAAAGCCTAACTTTCTGAAACAAACGACCAAGATAAGGATGTTTATTACGTTATCGTGTTTTCTTCCTTACTACGTGTTAATTATGCTAATCGATAATTATGCGTGATGTACCAACATGCCTTCACCATGCAGGCACTTTGAGAATCCATCAAACCTGTTTTGTGTCATCCTTATCTGTTCTTAAATGTAAAAAACGTTTATTACGTTATAATGGTTTACGTTATCTAGTGGAAACGGTTAATTAAAACGCCCTCTACAGACGCCCTGAACAACCACGTGACCTCCGATTTCGCCAGCGTGCAGCTGTAAACTTTTGACCAACGGGAGCAGCATCAGAATTGGtaagttttttgtttatttttcaccatttttgtaGAAATTTAAGGATTCAGTGACAGTGACGAAATGTTATAGGTCCTACTGGGGCTTCTGGTACGCAAATCAGAGAAATATATTCCTGAGATTACATGAATTACTAGGTTATGTGATGGGGTATATGAATAGTACAGTGTAATTGACTGCACGTGTTGTTTTACAGATACAGCATCGTGAAGACGATTCTGGGATAACGTATTCAACACTGATAACGTAATAAACATTCAGGTGCATTTTCATAACTTTCTAGACTTTCTTTCCAAACTTTCATACTCAGAACGTGTACATATAGGAAGACAATTCTTTGTAACATGTAGTAATATTGATCATGATACAAATACACCGTTAAATCACGAGGAATGTATAACGTAATAAACCTTTTGAAACATTGCTATAATTTTGCATGTATTCATAGAAGTAATGTTAAACGTTAATgtgaaacaaataaaataattaacGAGCGTAATACCATGTACAATAAAATGATCATTTGAAACTTGTTTTTTTCCTTCAGACCATGTAATTCAGTAACACTTACCGATAACGTAATAAACAGTTCCAAATAGCATTTACAGTCATTCACTTTCGTAAAGGGGATCCAAGTGATGAGCATCCCGAGTTAGAGCACAAGAGTATAGTTGTAATATCGAATGAAATGTGGCGTTGCATTTGTAAATATTGTCTCTGTAACCCTTACACATTATGTCTGCACAATTATTAACACTTTGGCGCATCCGCTTCTTTAATGGCCATGCTTTTTACGCTTTTATGACTAGACGCGGCGCTGAGTATGTGTAGCGCTATGTGACAGTAAGGCCtatgaaaaattatttgattgacataatataaaaaaaatattagggtaggtcggtcggcaattttttattattattattattttttatttttacacagattttaagctgtaaattgtgtatgataaagggtaatttggatttttttatttggcaaaaaaataagaaaacaagtctagggtcgggcctatttttagagtcggtcgggttacaccaatcaaacaatttttttgggccTAACTTATTGCACAGGATCagaaaaatagtaggcctatacgtcCGCAAAGTAAAGCACACTCAGAAAAtcatttattcatatttttgtatCTATTTCTGTTAATTTGCTTGTGAATCCAGCACCAGCATTATGGGCCGCAATAGTGCAGAGAACCAAAGACGATATAGGGAGAAGAAAAAGCAGGACCCAGACTGGAGACAGAAAGAATCCAAACGTGTTCAAAAGTATTACATTTCCACACCTAAACTATCAGCAAAAGAAgtagaaaagagaagagaaaaaggacgCATTTCAATGCGTAAGACAAGATTAAAGAGGAAGGCTGAGATGAAGGCACCGGATTCTACTTCAAAacgtagtaggcctacaaatgcaaTGGTAAGCATGGACCATTAATTATAAACCTTTTGCGAATTGCTGGGTTACTGTTTTTCAGGTGATGGGGTGTGTTGGTGATGATGACGTCATGGTACATGGTATTATTTTAATCTTCCCTTTTTATGTGTGTGTCTAATATAGGTGGGAAGAACCTTACCGTCATCGGGTCCGCTCACTCGAGGCATGGTGAAAGAATTTGGTGCAGACAACTTcgtaagttaaaaataaaattgttcacGATTGAATTAAAATTTATCATGTTTTctcaattaaaaacaaacaaaaaagaagcaaacaaaATCTGTAATGATAAGTTTACATATTACGTGCTTCATAAATACAAATTAAATCTTGGATGAATGGATAGGCCTATAGAATTATCAGTGTccaaactgtaggcctatgtataaacttgtgttatttgtttttaatttaggcCTACTCACCTGCACGTATAATATTTCCGATCTTTTATTGCAGAATGGTCAAGATATGCCGGGTCCGTCATCACGCTCTACAGAGATATTGACTATCAAGATGCCGTTCAACACCAAAGACCATTCTTGTAAAAGAATTAATCGTAGTGTAATGCGTGCTAAGCGTAAAAACCAAAAGGTTATCAAAGAAAGGGATAAGTTGCAAAAACGGGTGTGGTGTTTGGAAAAAAGACTGAGGCGAATTTCTAGTCCAAACATTGACCCATCTAGGCCTACAACCAAACCCAGTAAGCCTCTAGCAACACCTGTTAAGAGAGCCATAAATCTTCTCAGGCAATCAGGCATATCTCCACGTAAAGCGCCCGCGGGTCGTAACGCACTAGTGTTGCACAATTCAATAATGAGAGAGGTAAAGAAATCAGGAAAGAAGGTTTGCAGAGAGATTCTGGTGTCTGCTGAATTGAAGAGAAGTCGATGCCAGCGTCTTCTAGCGAAATCATGGGAATTAAACCGAGgtaaaggccaaaaaaaagtacAGATCCGGTCGAGAAAGGTAAAGGCTCAGCTTCGACGGAGGCGAGTGGTAGCTTTCTTGAAGAGAGAAGACAATTCTTCATGCTTACCTGGCAAACGTGATGCTCAAAAAGTAGATGATCAGTTAGTCCAAAAGTACATCCTCAGTGACACCCTAGCAAATCTTCACAAAAAATTCAAGCTAGAGAATCCCATAACAACCATCTCCTTCGCAAGCTTTGCTAAATACAGACCAAAAATATGAAACTTGTCAAGTATGCAACAAGAAAGGTGTGCTTATGTCAGAGACACCAAAACATGGCTCTTAAACTGAGAGCCATAAACCATCCAGGGTTTCCAAAGCATCCAGATGGGTTTATCAAATCTGTTTCTCCAGATGAAGTCTGTTTCTCCAGATGAAGTCCGGATGAAGTCCGGATTAACATTTTGGAAACCCGAGCAGTGGTCAATTCTCAATCTCATCTTGAACGCCAAGAAAAGCAGGAAGTGCGTTTTCGTGAGTGG of Amphiura filiformis chromosome 14, Afil_fr2py, whole genome shotgun sequence contains these proteins:
- the LOC140169590 gene encoding uncharacterized protein, which codes for MGRNSAENQRRYREKKKQDPDWRQKESKRVQKYYISTPKLSAKEVEKRREKGRISMRKTRLKRKAEMKAPDSTSKRSRPTNAMVGRTLPSSGPLTRGMVKEFGADNFNGQDMPGPSSRSTEILTIKMPFNTKDHSCKRINRSVMRAKRKNQKVIKERDKLQKRVWCLEKRLRRISSPNIDPSRPTTKPSKPLATPVKRAINLLRQSGISPRKAPAGRNALVLHNSIMREVKKSGKKVCREILVSAELKRSRCQRLLAKSWELNRGKGQKKVQIRSRKVKAQLRRRRVVAFLKREDNSSCLPGKRDAQKVDDQLVQKYILSDTLANLHKKFKLENPITTISFASFAKYRPKI